From one Rhizobium sp. CIAT894 genomic stretch:
- the araH gene encoding L-arabinose ABC transporter permease AraH, which translates to MNSLKKILLGEQGLVVIFAVAFVIVSLFVPNFLTERNMLGLLQSVVTIGIVACTMMFCLASRDFDLSVGSIVAFSGMAAVMVSNATGSIPLGLLAALLCGAVVGFVNGIVIARFRINALITTLATMQIVRGLALIASDGRAVGINDPAFYQLALSRFLTVPMPIWIMLMLFVLFGFVLNRTVFGKNTLAIGGNPEASRLAGVNVVNMRIWIFALQGLVCGIAGILLASRITSGQPNAATGLELSVISACVLGGVSLAGGRAAMSGVIVGVLIMGIAENVMNLLNIQAFYQYVVRGLILLIAVLLDNLRSSAAGRRG; encoded by the coding sequence ATGAATTCGTTGAAAAAAATCCTTCTCGGCGAACAGGGGCTCGTAGTGATCTTCGCTGTCGCCTTCGTGATCGTCTCGCTCTTCGTTCCGAACTTCCTGACCGAGCGCAACATGCTGGGGCTGCTGCAATCGGTCGTCACGATCGGCATTGTCGCCTGCACGATGATGTTCTGCCTGGCGTCGCGAGATTTCGACCTTTCGGTGGGCTCGATCGTCGCCTTCTCCGGCATGGCCGCGGTGATGGTATCGAACGCCACCGGCTCCATCCCCCTTGGCCTGTTGGCCGCCCTGCTTTGCGGCGCGGTCGTCGGCTTCGTCAACGGCATCGTCATTGCCCGGTTTCGGATCAACGCGCTGATCACGACGCTCGCGACCATGCAGATCGTGCGCGGGCTGGCGCTGATCGCTTCGGATGGCCGCGCCGTCGGCATCAACGATCCGGCTTTCTATCAACTGGCCCTGTCGCGCTTCCTGACCGTGCCGATGCCGATCTGGATCATGCTGATGCTTTTCGTCCTCTTCGGTTTCGTGCTCAACCGCACCGTTTTCGGCAAGAACACGCTGGCGATCGGCGGCAATCCCGAAGCTTCGCGGCTGGCAGGGGTGAACGTCGTCAACATGCGCATCTGGATCTTTGCACTGCAGGGCCTCGTCTGCGGCATTGCCGGCATCCTGCTTGCCTCGCGCATCACCTCCGGCCAGCCGAATGCGGCGACGGGACTTGAACTTTCGGTCATTTCGGCCTGCGTTCTCGGCGGCGTTTCGCTGGCCGGCGGACGGGCGGCCATGAGCGGCGTCATCGTCGGCGTGCTGATCATGGGCATTGCCGAAAATGTTATGAATCTCCTCAATATCCAGGCATTCTACCAGTATGTCGTGCGCGGGCTGATCCTGCTGATCGCGGTGCTGCTCGACAATTTGAGATCTTCGGCTGCGGGGCGACGCGGATGA
- a CDS encoding TetR family transcriptional regulator: MDDIAENTLDVTRQENVTRILDAAERLFRHYGYSKTTVADIARDLGMSPANIYRFFASKVEIHQALCGRMLATSYQIAYDIRHQPIAASERLRRYVEAQHQLTLDLMLDEMKVHEMIVVAIERDWHVIEKHIDRIHDLIAEIIAEGIAAGEFAEQDPVVASRCFGAATINLCHPQMVAQCLAKTNRASVDELIDYVIRALKK, from the coding sequence ATGGACGACATCGCGGAAAATACACTGGACGTCACCCGGCAGGAGAATGTCACCCGCATTCTCGATGCCGCCGAGCGGCTGTTTCGCCACTATGGCTACAGCAAGACGACCGTGGCCGACATTGCCCGGGATCTCGGCATGTCGCCGGCCAATATCTATCGTTTCTTCGCCTCCAAGGTGGAAATCCACCAGGCGCTCTGTGGGCGCATGCTCGCCACCTCCTATCAGATCGCCTACGACATCCGCCACCAGCCGATCGCCGCCAGTGAGCGGCTGCGCCGCTATGTCGAAGCCCAGCATCAATTGACGCTGGATCTGATGCTCGACGAGATGAAGGTGCACGAGATGATCGTCGTCGCGATCGAGCGCGACTGGCACGTCATCGAAAAACATATCGACCGCATTCACGATCTCATTGCCGAAATCATTGCCGAAGGCATTGCAGCCGGCGAGTTCGCCGAGCAGGATCCGGTCGTGGCCTCGCGCTGCTTCGGCGCGGCGACGATCAATCTCTGCCACCCGCAGATGGTGGCGCAATGTCTTGCCAAAACCAACCGCGCGAGCGTCGACGAACTGATCGATTACGTGATCAGGGCGCTGAAGAAATAA
- a CDS encoding OsmC family protein, with protein MQINRTASAHWTGGLKDGKGLISTQSGALKDYPYGFASRFEGIPGTNPEELIGAAHAGCFTMALSLILGEAGFTAEHMETSAKVTLESVEGGFAITAIHLSLSGRIPGADEATFTELANKAKAGCPISKALAAVPITLDVKLG; from the coding sequence ATGCAGATCAATCGCACGGCTTCGGCTCATTGGACCGGTGGCCTCAAAGACGGCAAAGGCCTGATCTCGACGCAGAGCGGCGCCCTGAAGGACTATCCCTACGGCTTTGCCAGCCGCTTCGAAGGCATTCCCGGCACCAACCCGGAAGAACTGATCGGCGCTGCCCATGCCGGCTGCTTCACCATGGCGCTGTCCTTGATCCTCGGTGAGGCCGGCTTTACCGCCGAGCATATGGAAACCTCGGCCAAGGTGACGCTCGAAAGCGTCGAGGGCGGCTTTGCCATCACCGCCATCCATCTTTCGCTCTCCGGCCGCATTCCCGGCGCCGATGAGGCGACCTTCACCGAGCTTGCCAACAAGGCGAAGGCCGGCTGCCCGATTTCCAAGGCGCTTGCCGCCGTTCCGATTACGCTCGACGTCAAGCTCGGCTGA
- a CDS encoding aldose 1-epimerase has protein sequence MNQGRVADEIELRHGDLAVRVSRRGAAVTAATYREMPFLVAAGGPNGAMANFAMVPFGNRVEGNAMSFAGRDYAFQPNTSDPLYRHGDGWLGLWQLEDSSSEHARFSFSRSADRVSPYAYLTRQEIRLAGDALVLALSVENRGAAPLPFGLGQHPFFVRTSQTRLTIAADRYWSERPDHLPDVPGPVPDYFDFRSEKLLPQRWMNNAFEGWNGRAAIAWPELGIQATLQADGALERFMLYMPVDRNDFFCLEPMSHLPNGHHLPDFGGLAPLAPGESLAGTVTIRMSGLPAQSEGR, from the coding sequence ATGAACCAGGGACGAGTTGCGGACGAAATCGAACTGAGGCATGGCGATCTCGCCGTCCGGGTCAGCCGTCGGGGTGCTGCTGTCACCGCAGCCACCTATCGGGAGATGCCCTTTCTTGTTGCGGCCGGCGGGCCGAATGGTGCGATGGCGAATTTCGCGATGGTGCCGTTCGGCAATCGCGTCGAAGGCAACGCCATGTCCTTCGCCGGGCGCGACTATGCCTTCCAGCCGAATACCTCAGATCCGCTCTATCGGCACGGCGACGGCTGGCTCGGCCTCTGGCAGCTTGAAGACTCCAGTTCAGAGCATGCGCGGTTTTCCTTTTCCCGTAGCGCCGACAGGGTTTCACCCTATGCCTATCTGACCCGGCAGGAGATCCGTCTCGCCGGCGATGCGCTGGTGCTGGCGCTGTCCGTCGAAAACCGCGGCGCGGCGCCGCTTCCCTTCGGGCTCGGGCAACACCCTTTCTTCGTACGGACGTCACAGACGAGACTGACGATTGCGGCCGATCGCTATTGGAGCGAGCGGCCGGACCATTTGCCTGATGTGCCCGGTCCTGTGCCCGACTATTTCGATTTCAGATCGGAAAAGCTCTTGCCGCAGAGATGGATGAACAATGCCTTCGAGGGGTGGAACGGGCGGGCGGCCATCGCCTGGCCGGAACTTGGAATTCAGGCGACGCTGCAAGCCGACGGCGCGCTTGAGCGCTTCATGCTCTATATGCCGGTCGACCGGAACGACTTCTTTTGCCTCGAGCCGATGAGCCACCTGCCGAATGGCCATCACCTGCCTGATTTTGGCGGGCTCGCGCCGCTTGCGCCCGGCGAAAGTCTTGCCGGCACGGTAACGATCCGGATGTCGGGGTTGCCGGCTCAATCGGAGGGGAGATAG
- a CDS encoding arabinose ABC transporter substrate-binding protein: protein MRLFKAAILAGTFALLAAGSAFSADVKIGFIVKQPEEPWFQDEWKFADQAAKEKGFTVVKIGAEDGEKVQSAIDNLGAQGAQGFIICTPDVKLGPGIVAKAEANQLKLMTVDDRLVSADGKPLEDVPHMGISATKIGETVGQAIVDEIKKRGWDMKNVGAVRISYDQLPTAVDRVEGAISVLKSAGFPAENIYDAPQAKTDTEAALNAATTVLNKHADVKYWVAFGLNDEAVLGAVRASESVGIPATNVIGVGIGGAESAINEFKKPAATGFFGTVIISPKRHGYETALNMYDWIANNKEPAKLTLTSGSLALRGDYEKVRKDLGIE, encoded by the coding sequence ATGCGCTTGTTCAAAGCAGCCATCCTGGCTGGCACATTCGCCCTTCTGGCGGCCGGCTCGGCATTTTCCGCAGACGTCAAGATAGGGTTCATCGTCAAGCAGCCCGAAGAGCCGTGGTTCCAGGACGAATGGAAATTCGCCGATCAAGCCGCCAAGGAAAAAGGCTTCACCGTCGTCAAGATCGGCGCCGAAGACGGCGAGAAGGTTCAGTCGGCGATCGACAATCTCGGAGCCCAGGGTGCGCAGGGCTTCATCATCTGCACGCCCGACGTCAAGCTCGGCCCCGGCATCGTCGCCAAGGCGGAAGCCAATCAGCTGAAGCTGATGACGGTCGACGACCGTCTCGTCAGTGCTGACGGTAAGCCGCTGGAAGACGTGCCGCATATGGGTATCTCGGCCACCAAGATCGGCGAAACCGTTGGGCAGGCGATCGTCGACGAGATCAAGAAGCGCGGCTGGGACATGAAGAATGTCGGCGCCGTCCGCATCTCCTACGATCAGTTGCCGACCGCCGTCGACCGCGTCGAAGGCGCGATCTCGGTACTGAAGTCGGCCGGCTTCCCGGCCGAAAACATCTATGACGCGCCGCAGGCAAAGACGGATACGGAAGCAGCCCTCAACGCGGCAACCACCGTACTCAACAAACATGCCGACGTGAAATACTGGGTCGCCTTCGGTCTTAACGACGAAGCCGTCCTCGGCGCCGTCCGTGCTTCCGAGTCGGTCGGCATTCCGGCAACCAACGTCATCGGCGTCGGCATCGGCGGCGCGGAATCGGCGATCAACGAGTTCAAGAAGCCGGCTGCGACGGGCTTCTTCGGCACGGTCATCATCTCGCCGAAGCGTCACGGCTACGAAACGGCGCTGAACATGTACGACTGGATCGCCAATAACAAGGAGCCGGCAAAACTGACGCTGACCTCCGGTTCGCTGGCGCTGCGCGGCGATTACGAAAAGGTCCGCAAGGATCTTGGCATCGAATGA
- the araG gene encoding L-arabinose ABC transporter ATP-binding protein AraG — translation MAFLEFNNISKGYPGVQALADVSFSVEKGAVHGLMGENGAGKSTLIRVLSGDQAADAGRILIGAEEQNYGSVRDAFHAGVIVIHQELQLVPELTVAENLWLGRFPAKGGVIHAKTLIETVRSKLEEIGIDVDPSAKVASLSIGARQMVEIAKAVMLDARVIALDEPTSSLSSRESEILFSLIDRLKAKGTVILYVSHRLDEIFRLCDSLTVLRDGKLAAHHPRIAETTREQIISEMVGREISNVWGWRERALGGVRLEVKGLSGPKLRNPISFSVRQGEILGFFGLIGAGRSEMARLLYGADIRHQGQVTIDGVAVSPNNPKAAINAGLVLCPEDRKFDGIVQGRSIEENIAISSRRHFSPFGILSLKQEAALADRFIARLRVRTPSRKQDIINLSGGNQQKVILGRWLSEQGIKVLVIDEPTRGIDVGAKSEIYEILYELASGGMAIVMISSELPEVMGISDRIMVMCQGRVAANVARQDFDERSILTAGLPDKNAAGTV, via the coding sequence ATGGCCTTCCTCGAATTCAACAATATTTCCAAGGGGTATCCCGGCGTGCAGGCGCTGGCGGATGTTTCCTTCTCGGTCGAGAAGGGCGCCGTTCACGGACTGATGGGCGAAAACGGCGCCGGTAAATCGACGCTGATCCGGGTGCTGTCGGGCGATCAGGCCGCCGATGCCGGCCGTATCCTGATCGGGGCGGAGGAGCAGAACTACGGCTCCGTTCGCGACGCTTTCCATGCCGGCGTCATCGTCATCCATCAGGAACTGCAGCTGGTGCCGGAGCTGACGGTCGCCGAAAATCTCTGGCTCGGGCGCTTTCCAGCCAAAGGCGGCGTGATCCATGCCAAAACCCTGATCGAGACGGTGCGCTCGAAGCTCGAAGAGATCGGCATCGATGTCGACCCGTCGGCCAAGGTCGCCTCGCTTTCGATCGGCGCGCGGCAGATGGTCGAGATTGCCAAGGCCGTGATGCTCGATGCGCGGGTGATCGCGCTGGATGAGCCGACCTCCTCGCTTTCCTCGCGCGAAAGCGAAATCCTGTTTTCGCTCATCGACAGGCTGAAGGCGAAGGGAACGGTCATTCTCTATGTCTCGCATCGTCTCGACGAGATCTTTCGGCTTTGCGACAGCCTGACGGTGCTACGCGACGGCAAGCTTGCCGCCCACCATCCTCGGATCGCCGAGACGACACGCGAACAGATCATCTCGGAAATGGTCGGGCGTGAAATCAGCAATGTCTGGGGATGGCGCGAACGTGCGCTCGGCGGCGTCAGGCTGGAGGTCAAGGGCCTGTCGGGGCCGAAGCTGCGCAATCCGATCAGTTTTTCCGTCCGCCAGGGCGAGATCCTCGGCTTTTTCGGCCTGATCGGTGCCGGCCGCAGCGAAATGGCGCGGCTGCTCTACGGCGCCGACATCAGGCATCAGGGCCAGGTGACGATCGATGGCGTCGCCGTTTCGCCGAACAATCCGAAGGCGGCGATCAATGCGGGCTTGGTGCTCTGCCCAGAGGATCGCAAGTTCGACGGCATCGTCCAGGGCCGGTCGATCGAGGAGAATATCGCGATCTCCTCGCGGCGGCATTTCTCGCCGTTCGGCATTCTGAGCCTGAAACAGGAGGCGGCGCTGGCGGATCGGTTCATTGCCCGGCTTCGGGTGCGCACGCCATCGCGCAAGCAGGACATCATCAATCTCTCGGGCGGCAACCAGCAAAAGGTCATTCTCGGCCGCTGGCTCTCCGAGCAGGGCATCAAGGTTCTGGTGATCGACGAGCCGACGCGCGGCATCGATGTCGGGGCGAAATCGGAAATCTACGAAATCCTCTACGAGCTGGCGTCCGGCGGCATGGCGATCGTAATGATCTCAAGCGAGCTGCCGGAGGTCATGGGCATTTCCGACCGCATCATGGTGATGTGCCAGGGCAGGGTGGCCGCCAATGTCGCCCGCCAGGATTTCGACGAGCGCAGCATCCTGACGGCGGGGCTTCCCGACAAGAATGCTGCAGGCACCGTTTAA
- a CDS encoding SDR family oxidoreductase, with protein sequence MGSRLQDKHILITGAAQGIGLAMAKAFLGEDAAVFLVDRDATLLARSAKELKGIGGRLGYLPADITDAGTITTLVAQANEEIGQLNALVNNAGVNVFSEPLETTDEVWNRCFDINLKGAWNCCKAVLPGLIEQGGGVILNIASTHAFTIIPHTFPYPLAKHALLGMTKSLGLEYAAYNIRVNALAPGYVSTQKVIDYWNGFPDPEAAKAQTMRLHPGGRIATPEEIAMAAVFMISDECPFMNATCLTVDGGLSVLQHPA encoded by the coding sequence ATGGGCAGCCGCCTGCAGGACAAGCACATCCTGATAACGGGTGCCGCGCAGGGCATCGGTCTTGCGATGGCGAAGGCCTTTCTGGGGGAGGATGCCGCCGTCTTTCTCGTCGATCGCGACGCCACACTGCTGGCGAGGTCGGCCAAAGAGCTCAAAGGCATCGGTGGCCGGCTTGGTTATCTGCCGGCCGACATTACCGATGCCGGAACGATCACGACGTTGGTCGCGCAGGCGAACGAAGAGATCGGGCAGTTGAACGCGCTCGTCAACAATGCCGGTGTCAACGTCTTTTCCGAACCGCTCGAGACGACGGACGAGGTGTGGAACCGCTGCTTCGACATCAATCTGAAGGGCGCGTGGAACTGCTGCAAGGCGGTGCTGCCTGGGCTGATCGAACAGGGCGGCGGCGTCATCCTCAATATCGCTTCGACGCATGCTTTCACCATTATCCCGCACACATTTCCCTATCCGCTGGCAAAACATGCGCTGCTTGGGATGACGAAATCTCTGGGTCTCGAATATGCCGCCTACAATATCCGGGTGAATGCGCTGGCGCCGGGTTATGTCTCGACGCAGAAGGTCATCGATTACTGGAACGGCTTCCCCGATCCGGAGGCGGCCAAAGCGCAGACGATGAGGCTGCATCCCGGCGGGCGCATCGCCACACCTGAGGAGATCGCCATGGCGGCCGTGTTCATGATCTCCGACGAGTGCCCATTCATGAATGCCACCTGCCTGACGGTCGACGGAGGCCTCAGCGTCTTGCAGCATCCCGCCTGA
- a CDS encoding efflux RND transporter periplasmic adaptor subunit, with protein sequence MFSLKTLSHRMPSAASLLLVGAIGMGVSACSEEKAEVKQVIRPVKVVEIAKAGDTRKLDYSGSVKARTEMNLGFRVAGKITERLVDIGDKVKPGDVLARMDSTDYQLAVKTAEANLAAAEKGVETADLVNKRNQQLFDKNVSPKSQLEQASLSYDQAVSSRDAAASALDQAKNQVSYAELKADYKGIVTTINADVGQVVASGTPVVTVAVDGEKEVQIAVPENDIAEFKPGKTVKASFWADDRLVLDGKVREVSGSADQQSRTFAVRVSLPNDPQVLLGMTATIEADVSNGNSYVSIPLSALAEKDGKQMVWTVDRATATVHGRDIKVADFTGDGVHVTEGLDTGDLVVSAGTQFMSENLKVKVPEQQSALADTDQTVR encoded by the coding sequence ATGTTTTCGCTCAAGACCCTCAGCCACCGCATGCCGTCCGCCGCCAGCCTCCTGCTCGTCGGCGCCATCGGCATGGGTGTTTCCGCCTGCTCGGAGGAAAAGGCCGAGGTCAAGCAAGTCATCCGGCCGGTAAAGGTCGTCGAAATCGCCAAGGCCGGCGACACGCGCAAGTTGGACTATTCAGGCTCGGTCAAGGCACGCACCGAGATGAACCTCGGCTTTCGCGTTGCCGGCAAGATCACCGAACGCCTCGTCGATATCGGCGACAAGGTGAAGCCGGGTGACGTGCTCGCCCGGATGGACTCCACCGATTACCAGCTCGCGGTCAAGACCGCGGAAGCCAATCTCGCAGCCGCCGAAAAAGGCGTCGAAACCGCCGATCTCGTCAACAAGCGCAATCAGCAGCTCTTCGACAAGAATGTTTCGCCGAAATCCCAGCTCGAGCAGGCGTCGCTCAGTTACGATCAGGCCGTTTCAAGCCGCGATGCCGCCGCCTCGGCGCTCGACCAGGCGAAGAACCAGGTGAGTTATGCGGAGCTGAAGGCCGACTACAAAGGGATTGTCACCACGATCAATGCCGATGTCGGCCAGGTCGTTGCCTCGGGCACTCCCGTCGTCACCGTTGCCGTCGACGGTGAGAAGGAAGTGCAGATTGCCGTTCCGGAAAACGACATTGCCGAATTCAAGCCCGGCAAGACAGTCAAGGCAAGCTTCTGGGCCGACGACCGGCTGGTGCTCGACGGCAAGGTGCGTGAGGTTTCCGGCAGTGCCGACCAGCAGTCGCGCACCTTTGCGGTCCGGGTGAGCCTGCCGAACGATCCTCAGGTATTGCTCGGCATGACGGCGACCATCGAGGCCGACGTCAGCAATGGCAACAGCTATGTCTCGATCCCGCTCAGCGCGCTTGCTGAGAAGGACGGAAAGCAGATGGTCTGGACCGTCGATCGCGCGACGGCGACCGTGCATGGCCGCGACATCAAGGTCGCCGATTTCACCGGCGACGGCGTGCATGTGACCGAGGGCCTCGACACCGGCGATCTCGTCGTTTCGGCCGGCACGCAGTTCATGAGCGAAAACCTGAAGGTGAAGGTGCCGGAGCAGCAGTCGGCTCTGGCCGATACTGACCAGACGGTCCGCTGA
- a CDS encoding efflux RND transporter permease subunit, with amino-acid sequence MDATSEKRPFNLSRWAIGHPSIARFLFGLIIITGVLGLMRMGQREDPEFTFRVMVVQAIWPGASIQEMEDQVVNKIERKLQETPHIDWVKSYTRAGSAIITLQVKGDTNSQEVADAFYQVRKKVGDIASELPQGLLGPYFNDEFGDTFITLHSISGDGYSYPELKKFAIQARDMLLTTPGVEKAVIIGDQPEKIYIDVSSKALAERGLTIPDLQNAIKGQNNIDPAGSVDTGLRSVRISVEGDVKKAADIRELSLRAGGQVTRLGDIATVSSGLEDPYQRKYRFNGHDSVQVGVVMAKGFNVTDVGKGVEATYQRFEEALPYGVAVDQIANQPDVVTDAVSEFMHALGEALVIVLVVSFLSIGWRSGLVIAIAIPLVLAATFALMYELGIDLQRISLGALIIALGLLVDDAMIVVEMMERKLEEGLVKIEAASFAYSSTAFPMLTGTLITTAGFIPVGFAASTAGEYVRSLFYVVGIALVTSWFVAVYFTPWLGYMILKQRHHAGEHHDAFDTGFYRRLRGTVGWAVRHRVIVLLLTLGTFVTSLWAFQFIPQNFFPQSSRPEILVDLWLPEGTSIKEVEVQAKALEAKMMDDPDKRFIATYIGEGAPRFFLPLDQQLRNPNFAQLLVMAKDEPSRERLIVKLRTILAEDFPSIRGKVDRLFLGPPTGWPVQMRIMGPDRQEVRAIADQVKARFEANPMLGAIHDDWLEPVPAMKLVIDQDRARALGVTSQRVRQMLQTAMSGAPLDDFRDGEETVSIVAREPDASRSLLSAVNSVYVPTDFGGFVPVSQLAKVVPVMEQGIEWRRDRLPTITVRATLPDGVQPNDVVMKMYADMKDLRDSLPAGYNVEIQGGAEDAAESQMSIAAKAPIMLAVIIVLLMVQLQHFGKAMLVLATGPLGIIGAAAALLISGAPFGFVAILGVIALLGIIMRNSIILVDQIDQDIKAGMHRQEAIVGAAVRRFRPIMLTALTAVLALIPISRGVFWGPLAYAMMGGILVATVLTILVLPAGYALFFGREPKAKDEPGRDADAIQEEADDRHPPALAAE; translated from the coding sequence ATGGACGCCACCTCTGAAAAGCGGCCCTTCAATCTGTCGCGCTGGGCGATCGGACATCCGAGCATCGCCCGCTTCCTCTTCGGGCTGATTATCATCACCGGCGTGCTCGGCCTGATGCGCATGGGCCAGCGCGAGGACCCGGAATTCACCTTCCGCGTCATGGTCGTTCAGGCGATCTGGCCGGGCGCCTCCATCCAGGAAATGGAAGACCAGGTCGTCAACAAGATCGAGCGCAAGCTGCAGGAAACGCCGCATATCGATTGGGTCAAGTCCTATACCCGGGCCGGCAGTGCGATCATCACCCTGCAGGTCAAGGGCGACACCAATTCGCAGGAGGTTGCGGATGCCTTTTACCAGGTGCGCAAGAAGGTCGGCGACATCGCGAGCGAGTTGCCGCAGGGCCTGCTCGGCCCCTATTTCAACGACGAGTTCGGCGATACTTTCATCACGCTGCATTCGATCAGCGGCGACGGTTATTCCTATCCGGAACTGAAGAAATTCGCCATTCAGGCGCGCGACATGCTGCTGACGACGCCGGGCGTCGAGAAGGCCGTCATCATCGGCGACCAGCCCGAGAAGATCTATATCGACGTTTCGTCCAAGGCGCTCGCCGAGCGCGGCCTGACCATCCCGGACCTGCAGAACGCCATCAAGGGGCAGAACAATATTGATCCGGCAGGTTCCGTCGATACCGGCCTGCGCTCGGTGCGTATTTCCGTCGAAGGCGACGTCAAGAAGGCGGCCGATATCCGCGAGCTCAGCCTTCGCGCCGGCGGCCAGGTGACGCGCCTCGGCGATATCGCCACCGTCAGTTCCGGGCTCGAAGATCCCTATCAGCGCAAGTACCGTTTCAATGGTCATGACAGCGTGCAAGTCGGCGTCGTCATGGCCAAGGGCTTCAACGTCACCGATGTCGGCAAGGGTGTGGAGGCGACCTATCAGCGCTTCGAGGAGGCTTTGCCTTACGGCGTCGCCGTCGATCAGATCGCCAACCAGCCCGACGTGGTGACGGATGCGGTCAGCGAATTCATGCATGCGCTCGGCGAAGCTCTTGTCATCGTGCTCGTCGTCTCGTTCCTGTCGATCGGCTGGCGCTCGGGCCTCGTCATCGCCATCGCCATTCCGCTGGTGCTCGCCGCCACCTTTGCGCTGATGTACGAACTCGGCATCGACCTGCAGCGCATCTCGCTCGGCGCGCTGATCATCGCGCTCGGCCTGCTCGTCGACGATGCGATGATCGTCGTCGAGATGATGGAGCGGAAGCTGGAAGAGGGGCTGGTCAAGATCGAGGCAGCGAGCTTTGCCTATTCCTCGACCGCCTTCCCGATGCTGACCGGCACGCTGATCACCACGGCCGGCTTCATTCCGGTCGGTTTTGCCGCATCAACGGCCGGCGAATATGTCCGTTCGCTGTTCTACGTCGTCGGCATCGCACTGGTGACCTCGTGGTTCGTCGCGGTCTATTTCACGCCCTGGCTCGGCTACATGATCCTCAAGCAGCGCCATCACGCCGGCGAGCATCACGACGCCTTCGACACCGGCTTCTATCGGCGGCTGCGCGGCACGGTCGGCTGGGCGGTTCGCCATCGGGTGATCGTGCTGCTCTTGACGCTCGGCACCTTCGTCACCAGCCTCTGGGCTTTCCAGTTCATTCCGCAGAATTTCTTCCCGCAATCGTCGCGGCCGGAAATCCTCGTCGATCTCTGGCTGCCCGAGGGTACCAGCATCAAGGAGGTCGAGGTGCAGGCAAAGGCGCTTGAAGCGAAGATGATGGATGATCCCGACAAGCGGTTCATCGCCACCTATATCGGCGAAGGCGCGCCGCGCTTCTTCCTGCCGCTCGACCAGCAGCTGCGTAACCCGAACTTCGCCCAGCTTCTCGTCATGGCCAAGGACGAGCCGTCGCGCGAGCGGCTGATCGTCAAGCTGCGCACCATCCTTGCGGAAGATTTCCCATCGATCCGCGGCAAGGTCGACCGGCTCTTCCTCGGCCCGCCCACAGGCTGGCCGGTGCAGATGCGTATCATGGGGCCTGATCGTCAGGAAGTGCGAGCGATCGCCGACCAGGTAAAGGCGCGCTTCGAGGCCAATCCGATGCTCGGCGCCATTCACGACGACTGGCTGGAACCGGTGCCGGCGATGAAGCTGGTGATCGACCAAGACCGTGCCCGGGCGCTCGGCGTCACCTCGCAGCGCGTGCGCCAGATGCTGCAGACCGCCATGTCCGGTGCGCCGCTCGACGATTTCCGCGACGGCGAGGAGACGGTCTCGATCGTCGCCCGCGAGCCGGATGCCAGCCGCTCGCTGCTGTCGGCGGTCAATTCGGTCTATGTGCCGACGGATTTCGGCGGTTTCGTGCCGGTCTCGCAGCTTGCCAAGGTCGTGCCTGTGATGGAGCAGGGCATCGAATGGCGGCGCGATCGCCTGCCGACGATCACGGTGCGCGCGACGCTGCCGGATGGTGTGCAGCCGAACGACGTCGTCATGAAGATGTATGCCGACATGAAGGACCTGCGCGACAGCCTGCCGGCCGGCTATAATGTCGAGATACAGGGCGGCGCCGAGGATGCGGCGGAAAGCCAGATGTCGATCGCCGCCAAGGCGCCGATCATGCTCGCCGTCATCATCGTGCTGCTGATGGTGCAGCTGCAGCATTTCGGCAAGGCGATGCTGGTGCTCGCCACCGGGCCGCTCGGCATCATCGGTGCGGCTGCCGCCTTGCTGATCAGCGGCGCGCCCTTCGGCTTCGTGGCGATCCTCGGCGTCATCGCGCTGCTCGGCATCATCATGCGCAATTCGATCATCCTGGTCGATCAGATCGACCAGGATATCAAGGCCGGCATGCACCGGCAGGAGGCGATCGTCGGTGCTGCCGTGCGGCGTTTCCGGCCGATCATGCTGACGGCGCTGACGGCTGTGCTGGCGCTGATCCCGATCTCGCGCGGCGTCTTCTGGGGTCCGCTCGCCTACGCGATGATGGGCGGCATCCTGGTTGCGACAGTGCTTACCATTCTGGTTCTGCCCGCCGGTTACGCCCTTTTCTTCGGCCGCGAGCCGAAGGCGAAGGACGAGCCAGGCCGGGATGCCGACGCCATCCAGGAAGAGGCGGATGACAGACATCCGCCGGCGTTGGCAGCCGAGTGA